Proteins from a genomic interval of Sander vitreus isolate 19-12246 chromosome 6, sanVit1, whole genome shotgun sequence:
- the nbn gene encoding nibrin: MWILTPLEAGGETHYLLSSKEYVVGRKNCDILLPNDQSISRAHAHLTATDHSLTLKDTSKYGSFVNNQRLTENTPVNLKSGDNVTFGVFYSKFSVDHQKPVVCSSCLDNDGKASLSQALLALGGKLVNSWTQDCTHLAMQSAKVTIKTISALLCCRPIVKPEFFLELSKAAQQKLPPPKAESFIPEIDEPSLRREDVNLGVIPIRKQLFTGKTFVFLSAKQLKRLSAAVSFGGGRSQLLEEGSLPRDLLESPQSCVINVTTGSSQTLLPSSTTEWANSANNIVKRKGLRVITESEIGLATIYASCDMYCNPSSLTPDSDSAPKLGPRIPSASLSQSVAVDETVLPAASQNITAYAVNTEPSQGTELCKGTGVTAVGETPENKLNHNISQLRGSKPVASLKTTTQCIVADTMSSSFNTVENTASQRKKPESKPTVSGAGSSGIRSQPSLPKASGGMKTFLQKQSPQKQKLSAQASPQKQSALTSFFKTVNKKRPLEDELSDVMSEPKRPVLESAISMQAPNTSATSKETYSRSDRVPAAASQNPLGSAADLFVGQSDRVSHTVQEEPQSRKRKEMEAEIQMDELESLMSEDMDFFDEQPASNQGQHAQLIMHSSTEQKQGLNTLEAPSSSKRQRLPPEENGKNQRPQVGLEKESGSHKNQTSEQRIVSIKTEQVHPSEYRTTNHESSKPAEVSSASTSQDIQPFDDDEASFIEDLELLNVDICQPKEETKTPLKPVRIKQEVQESKIDDDLPKKLVLVEFRSLTVTAPPKTKPPRMQSNDSAKNFKCFRKICAPGAMGSSHIIGGSDLLVHNRGKHSDLDEWLKDAVEEERQSRRDESVGDDLFRYNPTKLTRRR; this comes from the exons ATGTGGATACTGACACCCCTGGAGGCTGGAG GTGAGACCCACTATCTCCTCTCCAGTAAAGAGTATGTGGTGGGGCGCAAGAACTGTGACATCCTATTACCCAACGACCAGTCCATCAGCAGGGCTCACGCGCATCTGACTGCTACTGACCAC TCCCTGACTCTAAAAGACACCTCCAAGTACGGTTCATTTGTCAACAACCAGCGCTTGACAGAGAACACACCAGTGAACCTGAAGTCAGGAGACAATGTCACATTTGGGGTTTTTTACAGCAAATTCAG TGTGGACCATCAGAAGCCAGTGGTGTGTTCGTCATGTTTGGACAATGATGGCAAGGCGTCGCTCTCTCAGGCCCTGCTGGCTTTGGGGGGAAAGCTGGTCAACAGCTGGACTCAGGACTGCACCCACCTGGCCATGCAGTCTGCTAAAGTCACCATCAAG ACTATTTCTGCTCTGCTGTGTTGTCGTCCCATCGTGAAGCCAGAGTTTTTCTTAGAGCTCAGCAAAGCCGCTCAGCAAAAATTACCCCCTCCTAAAGCCGAGAG TTTCATCCCTGAGATTGATGAGCCCAGCTTGAGAAGAGAGGATGTTAACCTTGGAGTAATTCCAATTCGCAAACAGCTTTTCACCGGGAAGACCTTCGTATTCCTCAGTGCCAAACAA CTCAAGCGCCTGAGTGCAGCAGTGAGTTTTGGAGGTGGCCGGAGCCAGCTACTGGAGGAGGGCTCTCTGCCCAGGGACCTGCTGGagtctccacagagctgtgtgatCAATGTTACGACAGGCAGCTCCCAAACTCTGCTTCCTTCCTCTACTACAGAGTGGGCGAACTCTGCGAACAACATTGTTAAAAG AAAAGGCCTCAGAGTCATCACAGAGTCTGAAATTGGTTTGGCTACCATCTATGCTTCCTGTGACATGTACTGCAATCCATCCAGTCTAACACCAGACTCAG ATTCAGCACCAAAATTGGGACCCAGAATCCCAAGTGCTTCGCTATCACAGAGCGTGGCGGTGGATGAGACTGTGTTACCTGCAGCATCTCAGAACATCACAGCGTATGCAGTTAACACAGAGCCATCACAAGG GACAGAGCTATGTAAAGGAACAGGGGTGACAGCCGTGGGGGAGACTCCTGAGAACAAGCTAAACCATAACATCAGTCAGCTCCGTGGATCCAAACCCGTAGCATCTCTGAAGACGACCACTCAGTGCATCGTGGCTGATACAATGAGCTCCTCATTCAACACTGTAGAGAACACGGCCTCACAGAGGAAGAAGCCTGAGTCCAAACCGACAG TTTCAGGCGCAGGCAGTAGTGGCATTAGGTCCCAGCCATCCCTTCCCAAGGCCAGCGGTGGCATGAAGACATTCCTACAGAAGCAGTCTCCTCAGAAACAAAAACTCTCTGCACAAGCTTCCCCACAGAAACAATCAGCTCTGACCAGTTTCTTTAAAACAGTCAACAAGAAGAG GCCTTTGGAGGATGAGCTCTCCGATGTCATGTCAGAGCCAAAACGGCCTGTACTGGAATCAGCCATCAGCATGCAGGCACCAAACACTTCAGCCACGTCTAAAGAAACCTACTCACGTTCAGACAGAGTCCCTGCAGCAGCGTCCCAAAATCCACTGGGGTCCGCAGCTGATCTTTTTGTAGGGCAGTCAGACAGGGTCTCCCACACTGTCCAGGAAGAGCCGCAGAgtagaaagaggaaggagatgGAGGCAGAGATACAGATGGATGAACTGGAGTCTCTTATGTCTGAGGATATGGACTTCTTTGATGAGCAACCTGCAAGTAATCAAGGCCAGCATGCACAGCTAATAATGCACAGTTCAACTGAACAGAAACAAGGATTAAATACTTTGGAGGCTCCGTCTTCAAGCAAGAGGCAACGGCTCCCCCCAGAAGAAAATGGAAAGAACCAGAGGCCACAGGTGGGCCTGGAAAAAGAGTCAGGTTCCCATAAGAACCAAACATCTGAACAGCGTATTGTCTCCATCAAGACAGAGCAGGTTCATCCTTCAGAATACAGGACAACTAATCATGAGTCCAGCAAACCTGCAGAGGTGTCATCTGCCAGTACAAGTCAAGACATACAGCCTTTTGACGATGACGAGGCGTCTTTCATTGAG GATTTAGAACTACTCAATGTTGATATTTGCCAGCCTAAAGAAGAGACTAAGACCCCTCTGAAACCAGTTAGAATCAAACAGGAGGTCCAA GAGTCAAAGATTGATGATGACCTTCCTAAAAAGCTGGTGTTGGTGGAGTTTAGATCTCTCACGGTGACTGCGCCTCCCAAAACCAAACCACCGAGGATGCAGAGCAACGACTCCGCAAAGAACTTTAAATGTTTCCGCAAG